From a region of the Microterricola gilva genome:
- a CDS encoding lysophospholipid acyltransferase family protein translates to MATRRIEPVYSTMIAIGRGLFGALRLRRSVAGIENIPRDGGAVLAITHFGYLDFALTEWIVYLGTRRHVRFMAKESAFANPLVGWLLRGMHHIPVNMKAGHAAFDNAVAALKSGELVGVFPEAGVNASFTVRELKSGAMRMAQKAGVPVIPVAVWGGHRLLTKNHKPTLREAYKVPISVAIADAITVSPTDEPHELTTRLRQTLQSMVDTLQTGYPVDGTGAWWQPRHLGGTAPTPEEAAAADAARDRRREAEAAERAAEKHKPNS, encoded by the coding sequence ATGGCCACACGCAGGATCGAACCCGTCTACTCGACCATGATCGCCATCGGCCGTGGACTCTTCGGCGCATTGCGCCTGCGGCGGTCCGTCGCCGGCATCGAGAACATCCCGCGCGACGGGGGCGCGGTCCTCGCCATCACGCACTTCGGCTACCTCGATTTCGCGCTGACCGAGTGGATTGTCTACCTCGGCACGCGACGGCACGTGCGCTTCATGGCCAAGGAGAGCGCATTCGCCAACCCGCTCGTCGGCTGGCTGCTGCGCGGCATGCACCACATCCCCGTGAACATGAAAGCCGGGCATGCAGCGTTCGACAATGCCGTCGCCGCGCTGAAGTCCGGTGAGCTCGTCGGGGTCTTCCCCGAGGCCGGGGTGAACGCATCCTTCACCGTGCGCGAGCTGAAGAGCGGAGCAATGCGCATGGCCCAGAAAGCCGGAGTGCCGGTGATCCCCGTCGCGGTGTGGGGCGGACACCGTCTGCTGACGAAGAATCACAAGCCGACACTGCGCGAGGCGTACAAGGTACCGATCTCGGTAGCGATCGCCGACGCGATCACGGTTTCGCCGACGGACGAGCCACACGAACTCACCACGCGGCTGCGGCAGACGCTGCAGAGCATGGTCGACACGTTGCAGACCGGCTACCCCGTCGATGGCACCGGCGCCTGGTGGCAGCCGCGGCACCTCGGCGGAACCGCCCCGACTCCGGAGGAGGCCGCAGCGGCCGACGCTGCGCGTGACCGCCGGCGCGAGGCCGAGGCGGCCGAGCGCGCGGCCGAGAAGCACAAGCC
- a CDS encoding RNA-binding S4 domain-containing protein codes for MAQDGTTRVDSWLWAVRLFKTRSAATAACRSGHVRVNGERVKAAQGVRIGDEIRIRISGFDRIVVARRLLVKRVGADVAAECYTDNTPPPPPKSEMALLPVRDRGAGRPTKRDRREIERLRGERE; via the coding sequence ATGGCACAGGATGGCACGACGCGCGTCGACAGTTGGCTCTGGGCCGTCCGCCTCTTCAAGACGCGCTCCGCGGCCACCGCGGCCTGCCGATCAGGCCACGTGCGGGTGAACGGTGAACGTGTCAAGGCGGCGCAGGGGGTGCGCATCGGAGACGAGATCCGCATCCGCATCTCCGGCTTCGACCGGATCGTGGTCGCTCGCCGCCTGCTCGTCAAACGGGTCGGTGCGGATGTGGCCGCAGAGTGTTACACCGACAACACCCCGCCTCCGCCGCCGAAGTCCGAGATGGCACTCCTGCCCGTCCGTGATCGCGGAGCCGGCCGCCCGACGAAGCGGGATCGCCGCGAGATCGAACGGTTGCGGGGCGAACGGGAGTAG